A window of Chitinophaga sp. MM2321 contains these coding sequences:
- a CDS encoding carbohydrate-binding protein has product MKKILLLLAIIGCWACKKGMDQYRNAKPASEVSVSTYDFLQQQGALYDTLLLLIDKVKLTDTLKNQQVTFFVPQDNSIITAIRNVNFAREKLGDPGNWTLDSIPVTVWDSLLRRYIVRGIVNADSLRYADGTELTTLYGHEMNGKTAGTNASGAVDAGTQVLMYSDKNNSRFSKDWSVALTQNVDVKTKNGMMHILESRHVFGFTSFVGMAYPRSLEPAQGPYLGYPFKIPGIIDAADYDDGGEGIAFHDSNGDGNHSYRPDRPGTENCSEGNTDGGSPGGNYNVGWTVDGEWLRYTVDIAEAGAYKVELRTASGCCDSNVHFLIDDVDVSGDIITHNTGGWQNWSGTTAIVQLPAGRHYLKCFMQVSGFNIHRYIFTKI; this is encoded by the coding sequence GAAGTGAGTGTCAGTACCTACGATTTCCTGCAACAACAGGGAGCGTTGTACGACACCTTATTATTACTGATAGATAAAGTAAAACTTACGGATACCCTGAAAAACCAACAGGTCACTTTCTTTGTTCCGCAGGACAACAGCATTATTACGGCTATCAGGAACGTCAATTTCGCGCGGGAGAAACTGGGTGATCCCGGCAACTGGACGCTCGATAGTATACCCGTTACCGTATGGGACAGCCTCCTGCGCCGGTACATCGTCAGAGGCATCGTAAATGCGGACTCCCTGCGATATGCGGATGGTACTGAACTGACTACACTTTACGGACATGAAATGAACGGTAAAACAGCGGGCACCAATGCATCCGGCGCAGTAGATGCGGGCACACAGGTGCTCATGTATAGTGATAAAAATAACTCCCGTTTCTCCAAAGACTGGTCGGTAGCCCTTACACAAAATGTAGATGTAAAAACAAAAAACGGCATGATGCACATCCTGGAAAGCAGGCATGTATTCGGCTTTACCTCTTTTGTAGGCATGGCTTATCCACGGTCGCTGGAACCCGCGCAGGGACCGTATCTCGGCTATCCGTTCAAAATTCCGGGTATTATAGATGCAGCTGACTACGATGATGGCGGAGAAGGAATTGCTTTTCATGATTCCAACGGAGATGGTAACCACTCTTATCGCCCCGATCGTCCGGGTACGGAAAACTGTTCTGAAGGCAATACCGATGGCGGCAGCCCAGGCGGCAATTATAATGTAGGCTGGACTGTAGATGGTGAATGGCTAAGATATACCGTGGATATAGCAGAAGCAGGCGCCTATAAGGTGGAGCTAAGAACCGCCAGCGGTTGTTGCGATAGTAATGTGCATTTCCTTATTGATGATGTAGACGTGAGTGGTGATATCATCACACATAATACCGGCGGCTGGCAAAACTGGAGCGGTACTACAGCTATCGTACAACTACCGGCAGGAAGGCATTACCTGAAGTGCTTTATGCAAGTTAGCGGCTTCAATATTCACCGGTACATCTTCACAAAAATTTAA